One genomic window of Coffea eugenioides isolate CCC68of chromosome 1, Ceug_1.0, whole genome shotgun sequence includes the following:
- the LOC113765318 gene encoding nuclear speckle splicing regulatory protein 1-like, with product MEKKYGLQLRVKPSQQKKLPPRPPLPKSLGFRDDDDDDNRVEAEISRQAYKNKSLRDVEEQHKKALEEDPSAFDYDGVYDQMKHEVARPVANDRQERKPKYITTLMEKAKQREREHEVVYERKLAKERSQEDHLYADKDKYVTSAYKKKLAEQAKWMEEERLRELREEKEDVTKKTDLTDFYFSLGNNVAFGGGKAEFTKPKKQSDEPVNRSPEEVPPLPNSEPESTKEIKRHENESQRSPREQSNDGDANPSSEASEHEKAKDEPSVSEQPRDNHHKRNQDALTAAKERFLARKMAKTN from the exons ATGGAGAAAAAATACGGATTGCAACTTCGGGTGAAACCCTCGCAACAAAAGAAACTTCCTCCTAGACCTCCTCTTCCCAAGTCCCTCGGCTTTCGCGACGACGACGACGACGATAACCGCGTTGAAGCTGAAATTTCGCGGCAAGCCTACAAAAACAAGTCTCTTAGAGAT GTTGAGGAGCAGCATAAGAAGGCATTGGAAGAGGATCCCTCGGCGTTTGATTATGATGGAGTTTATGATCAAATGAAGCATGAAGTTGCTCGTCCTGTTGCCAATGATCGGCAGGAAAGGAAG CCTAAGTATATTACAACACTAATGGAAAAGGCAAAACAAAGAGAACGAGAACATGAGGTAGTTTATGAGAGAAAACTTGCTAAAGAGAGAAGTCAAGAAGACCACCTCTATGCAGACAAAGATAAATATGTTACATCTGCGTATAAAAAGAAACTTGCGGAGCAGGCTAAATGGATGGAGGAAGAGCGTCTCCGGGAACTGCGAGAAGAGAAAGAGGAT GTTACTAAAAAGACAGACTTGACCGACTTCTACTTCAGCCTTGGAAACAATGTTGCTTTTGGTGGGGGTAAGGCCGAGTTTACAAAGCCCAAGAAGCAGAGTGACGAACCTGTAAACAGATCACCTGAAGAAGTGCCTCCTTTGCCAAACTCTGAACCTGAGTCAACTAAGGAGATTAAGAGGCATGAAAATGAAAGTCAACGTTCTCCAAGGGAACAGTCTAACGATGGAGATGCCAATCCTTCTTCTGAAGCTTCCGAACATGAAAAGGCCAAAGATGAACCATCAGTAAGTGAACAACCAAGAGATAACCATCATAAAAGAAATCAGGACGCGTTAACTGCCGCAAAGGAACGGTTTCTGGCTAGAAAAATGGCAAAGACTAATTAa
- the LOC113777393 gene encoding uncharacterized protein LOC113777393, with product MGNKQAKSVKPQKEEVLLKIVPPIDQAYARWLFRDLERIHGIAPRNPRAIEPPEHYIEYMRLNGWLDVDLDDPDLAHLFK from the coding sequence ATGGGAAACAAGCAAGCAAAGTCTGTAAAGCCACAGAAGGAAGAAGTGCTGTTGAAGATTGTGCCTCCTATAGATCAAGCCTATGCTCGCTGGCTTTTTCGAGATCTCGAGAGGATTCATGGCATTGCTCCAAGAAACCCTCGAGCCATAGAGCCACCAGAGCATTACATTGAGTACATGCGTCTGAATGGATGGTTGGATGTAGACCTGGATGACCCTGATCTGGCACACTTGTTCAAGTAA
- the LOC113762842 gene encoding transcription factor E2FB has protein sequence MQQQQQQQQQQALKKQLPFTSMKPPFGDYHHFSTDPHRPPLEPEAVIVKSPPPAPPPLKRKNDVVDVEVESNDQNHGLGYTDAANVSAKTPVSGKVGKAQKAPRMTKASRSGSQTPATNVGSPSGNHLTPVGPCRYDSSLGLLTKKFINLIKHAEDGILDLNKAADTLEVQKRRIYDITNVLEGIGLIEKKLKNRIQWKGLDVSRPGEVDESVASLQADIENLTMEEHRLDDQIREMQERLRDLSEAENNQKWLFVTEEDIKSLPCFQNETLIAIKAPHGTTLEVPDPDEAVDYPQRRYRIVLRSTMGPIDVYLVSQFEEKFEEINAVEAPPDIPSTSGVNENLATTSVTKESGGDNIQIEEQEDNRMCSDIGTSQDFVSGIMKIVPDVDSDADYWLLSDADVSITDMWRTESGVDWGDLSAIQENYAMPSVSTPRAQTPPPHTTEVPSATNVSGS, from the exons ATGCAGcagcaacagcagcagcagcagcagcaggcGTTGAAGAAGCAGCTGCCATTCACCTCGATGAAGCCGCCTTTTGGTGACTACCATCACTTCTCCACCGACCCTCATCGGCCGCCCCTTGAGCCGGAAGCTGTTATTGTCAAGTCTCCGCCCCCTGCACCTCCG CCTTTAAAAAGGAAGAATGATGTGGTAGATGTTGAAGTTGAGTCTAATGATCAGAACCATGGTCTTGGTTATACCGATGCTGCCAATGTTTCGGCAAAAACACCTGTATCGGGAAAAGTTGGAAAAGCACAAAAAGCTCCAAGGATGACAAAGGCGAGTAGATCTGGTTCTCAAACTCCTGCGACAAATGTTG GTTCTCCTTCGGGCAATCATCTCACGCCAGTTGGTCCATGTCGCTATGATAGCTCCCTTG GTTTGTTGACAAAGAAGTTCATTAATCTGATTAAACATGCTGAAGATGGCATCCTTGATCTAAATAAAGCTGCTGACACATTAGAG GTGCAGAAAAGGCGTATATATGACATAACAAATGTCCTAGAAGGCATTGGACTCATTgaaaagaaactcaagaacagGATTCAGTGGAA GGGTctagatgtatcaagacctgggGAGGTTGATGAGAGTGTTGCTAGCTTGCAG GCGGATATAGAAAATTTAACAATGGAAGAGCACAGATTAGATGACCAAATAAG AGAAATGCAGGAAAGGTTGAGAGACCTGAGTGAAGCTGAGAATAACCAAAA ATGGCTATTCGTTACTGAAGAAGACATTAAGAGTTTACCTTGCTTCCAG AATGAAACGTTAATAGCAATTAAAGCTCCTCATGGCACTACCTTAGAAGTTCCAGATCCTGATGAG GCTGTTGACTATCCCCAGAGGAGATACAGAATAGTTCTCAGGAGTACAATGGGACCGATTGATGTTTACCTTGTCAG TCAATTCGAGGAAAAATTTGAGGAGATTAATGCAGTCGAGGCACCTCCAGATATTCCTTCAACGTCGGGGGTGAATGAGAATTTAGCTACGACATCAGTGACCAAGGAGAGTGGAGGAGACAACATTCAAATCGAAGAGCAGGAAGATAATAGGATGTGCTCAGATATAGGCACATCGCAAGATTTTGTGAGTGGGATCATGAAAATTGTTCCTGATGTTGAT AGTGATGCAGATTACTGGCTTTTGTCAGATGCTGATGTTAGCATCACAGACATGTGGAGAACTGAAT CTGGAGTTGATTGGGGCGATTTGAGCGCAATTCAAGAGAATTATGCCATGCCTAGTGTTAGTACCCCACGTGCACAAACTCCACCACCACATACAACAGAAGTGCCTTCTGCAACAAATGTTTCAGGCAGTTAA
- the LOC113762853 gene encoding uncharacterized protein LOC113762853 produces the protein MATALQVPSYFCFHRKKNDRKLNSLISNSSISPSSSKSNYSTSFRLRAVKEKTEEIKSSAPSSAEDVTKKYGLEVGLWKIFSSKEEGDEGNEEKKSKGDQAKELLAKYGGAYLATSITLSLISFALCYALISAGVDVPALLQKVGISTNEAGEKVGTFALAYAAHKAASPIRFPPTVALTPIVASWIGKKVDKEN, from the exons ATGGCCACAGCTCTGCAGGTCCCTTCTTACTTCTGCTTCCACAGGAAGAAGAATGATAGGAAATTGAACTCACTCATCAGCAATTCTTCCATCTCCCCTTCCAGTTCCAAGTCTAATTACAGTACAAGTTTTAGACTCAGAGCTGTAAAGGAGAAAACAGAGGAAATCAAGTCTTCTGCACCATCCTCAGCTGAAGATGTTACCAAGAAGTATGGCCTTGAAGTTGGGCTCTGGAAG ATATTCAGCTCAAAAGAGGAAGGAGATGAAGGAAATgaggaaaagaaatcaaaagggGACCAAGCAAAGGAACTCTTGGCAAAATATGGAGGAGCATACTTGGCCACCTCTATTACCCTCTCTTTAATCTCCTTTGCCCTTTGTTATGCTCTCATTAGCGCTGGTGTTGATGTTCCAGCTTTGCTGCAGAAG GTAGGAATTTCCACCAACGAGGCTGGGGAAAAAGTTGGGACTTTTGCTTTGGCCTATGCTGCTCATAAGGCTGCATCTCCCATCAGATTTCCTCCAACTGTTGCCCTTACTCCAATCGTTGCAAGCTGGATTGGCAAGAAAGTTGATAAAGAAAACTGA